ATAAGGCAATAGATAAAATTGCTACTTATGCAGCAAAAGTTAATTTAGAAATTGAAGATATTGGAGCAAGGAGATTGCATACTATTTTAGAAAATTTATTAGAGGAGATAAGTTTCAATGCAAGTGACATGAAAGAAAAAAAGGTAGTTATGGATGAGCATTTTGTTGACCAGCAATTATCAAAAATTATTAAAGATCTGGATTTAGTAAAATTTATTTTGTAAATGATAGTTCATCTTGGTAGTTTAACCTTTAGTGGTATAGACATTATTGATGTCGATGTGCAAGTACAGATATCGCCAGGTATACCTAATTTTACTATAGTAGGATTGGCTGATAAAACCATTGGTGAATCTAAAGAGAGGGTTAGAGCAGCCTTGTCTTCGATAGGTCTTGCCCTACCTGCCAAGAAAATACTTATAAATTTAGCTCCAGCTGATTTGGTTAAAGAGGGTAGTCATTTTGACCTTGCTATTGCTTGTGCCATACTTAGCAGTATGAAAATTTTACCAGCTGAGGAAATGCAAGAATATCTAGTAATAGGGGAATTATCTCTAGATGGTTCTATATTACCTGTCAGTGGAGCTTTGCCTGCTGCTATTGGTGCTGCAGCTAGAAATAAAGGGCTAATTTGTTCAAAACAGAATGGTCAGGAAGCTGCCTGGTCTGGCAATAATAATATTTTGGTAGCAAGTAATTTAATAGAGTTAGTTAATCATTTTAAAGGTCTGCAAATATTATCATCACCAGAATTGGAAATTGACACTAGCATCATAAATTACCCTGACTTTAAAGAGATCAAAGGGCAGAAAACAGCCAAGCGAGCTTTAGAAATAGCAGCTTCAGGTAGCCATAATCTATTAATGTTTGGTCCACCTGGTACTGGGAAATCGATGTTGGCACAATGTATACCTGGCATATTACCCAAAATGCGACCCGAAGAAATATTAGAGTGCAGTACTATAGCAAGCGTTGCAGGCAAGTTAGCAAATGGCAAACTATCAAGGGTTAGACCCTTTCGTGCTCCTCACCATTCCTGCTCGATAGCAGCGATGGTCGGTGGTGGCGTGGGTAAAAGAGTAAAGCCAGGTGAGATTTCATTAGCCCATAATGGGGTATTATTTTTAGACGAATTACCAGAGTTTCCACCTAATGTTATCGAATCTCTAAGGCAACCAATTGAAACTGGAGAAATACTAATTGCTAGATCAAATTCGCATATTAAATATCCAGCTAACTTTCAGCTAATAGCCGCAATGAATCCTTGTAAATGCGGTTATTTAAGCGATCCGCATAAAGCATGTTCAAGAGCTCCAAAATGTGGTAGTGATTATCAGATGCGTATTTCCGGTCCAATCATGGATCGATTTGATCTACATATAAATGTAGGCTCTATTGACTCATATAATTATAGTTTAATAGAAGGCGATACAGAAGAAGGGTCTGAACAAATAGCCAATAGGGTTGAAATAGCTCGCAATATTCAACAAACTAGATATGAAGGATATAATATCAAAACAAATAACCGTTTGGATGGGCAACTGCTTATTGAATATGCACTACCAGTTGATGATGGAAAAGATTTGCTTAACGAAGCCGCTACAAAATTTCGTATATCAATGCGGGCATATAATAGAATCTTACGAGTTGCAAGAACTATAGTCGATCTAGAAGGTTCTCGCAACGTCTATAAGATACATATTGCCGAAGCACTAAATTATAGAAAAATGGATAATAATCCATAAGAAGGGGAATGCAACGGTCATTGCGAGGAAGACCGTAGGTCGACGAAGCAATCCAAAAAAGTGACCAGAAATTGCTTCGTCGACCTTATGGTCTCCTCGCAATGACAGCAAGGGTTAGCTATAAGAAGAAAATATCAAGGAATAAGGAATGAATATATTTCTATTTTTAGTTGTGGTTTGTAAATCGCCGTGATATTATTTTACTGGATTTCTCTCGTATGTTACTTTATAAATTTAACCAGATTTTATTTAGCAGATTCTAAAAATGAATGTTATAGACAAAGAAAGAGCACTACTTGCTGCACTTAGCCAAATTGAAAAAAGTTACGGCAAAGGTTCGGTTATGAAACTAGGTCAACGCCGGGCTGTAGACGTTGAGGCAATACCAACAGGATCGCTAGGACTTGACATAGCACTTGGTATAGGCGGTTTACCTAAGGGAAGAATTATTGAAATTTTTGGACCAGAGAGTTCGGGAAAGACTACCTTAACTTTACATGTAATTGCTGAAGCACAGAAGAAAGGTGGCACTTGTGCTTTTATTGACGCAGAACATGCTTTAGACCCAGCATATGCCAAAAAATTGGGAGTAAATATTGACGAGCTTATTATTTCTCAACCAGATACTGGAGAACAGGCACTTGAAATAACCGATACTCTAGTACGCTCTGGGGCTGTTGATATGGTCATTATAGATAGTGTTGCTGCTCTTGTACCTAAAGCAGAGATTGAAGGAGAAATGGGTGACTCCCATATGGGATTACAAGCTAGATTAATGAGCCAAGCACTTAGGAAACTCACCGCATCAATTTCCAGAACTAATTGTGTAATTATTTTCATTAATCAAATTAGAATGAAAATAGGCGTCATGTTTGGCAGTCCAGAAACTACCACAGGTGGAAATGCTTTAAAATTTTATGCCTCAGTAAGGCTAGATATCAGAAGAATCTCATCAATCAAGGATAAAGATGAAGTAGTAGGTAGTCAAACTAAGGTCAAGGTTGTTAAGAACAAAGTCTCACCACCATTCAAAACTGCAGAATTTGATATAATGTATGGTAGTGGTATTTCTAAAGAAAGCGAGATAATAGACCTTGGCGTTAAATTGGAAATAGTAGAAAAGTCTGGTTCTTGGTTTTCCTATAAAGATATTCGTATAGGACAAGGTAGAGAAAATGTTAAACATTACCTAAAAGAACACCCTGCTATCTGCTATGAAATAGAACAGCTAATTCGTCAAAAATCTTCTAATAATACTAATATTACTTTTGATAGTGAAACGGTAATTATGGAAGAGGATGAATAACAAATATTTAATATCCTAGTGGGATGGAATAGCAAGAAAGTTAGATGTCATACCTATTCCAGCCTACGCTGGAATGACAAAAAATAACTACAAATTGGAGCTAAAATGATAAACTTGACTGATAAAAAATCTCTAATTACTGGAGCATCTGGAGCAATTGGTGGTAGCATTGCCAAGCTATTGCACTCTCTTGGTAGCCATGTAATAATTAGTGGTAGTAACCAAGAAAAACTACAAGAATTGGGTAATAATTTAAAAAATAATTATACGATAGCACCATGCAATTTAGCCAATAGTGAGGAATGTAATAACTTGGTAGCTAATCTTGAACAAATAGATATTTTAGTTTGTAATGCTGGAATCACCAACGATATGCTAGCAATAAGAATGTCCGATGAGATATTTGAGCAAGTTATAAATATAAACTTAAAAGCTAGTTTTATTCTAAATCGTGAAGCGATAAAAAAAATGATGAAAACTCGTTATGGTAGAATAATTAATATAGCATCTGTGGTGGCAGTTTCTGGTAATCCGGGGCAAGCAAATTATTGTGCTTCTAAAGCTGGGATGATAGGTATGACAAAGTCTCTAGCCCTTGAGGTGGCAAGTAGAGGGATCACAGTTAATGCAGTTGCTCCTGGTTTTATTAAATCAAATATGACCGATAAATTAAATGAAACTCAAAAAGAAGCTATAATGCAAAAAATTCCTCTGAAAACTTTGGGAAACCCCGAAGATGTTGCAAATGTAGTAGCTTTTTTAGCAAGTGACAAAGCTTCTTATATCACTGGTCAAACTATCCATGTTAATGGTGGATTGGTGCTGGTATAGTCAATTAACCTGAATTAGTGCCAAATAAGCATCCATCGTGCTGTCTATTAGCGAGGAGGCGTAAGATGACGAAGCAATCCAAGAATAATAGATTGCCACGACCACTACGTGGTCTCGCAATGACGCTTGGCGATCAGATTTTTTATTCATCATAAGAAAAAACCGTGAACACTCACATAGTTAAGTCTAACGAACCTAAGAGCAAAATCAAACCGACATAATTGTTATTTTTAAATCTAGTAAGACAGTTTTGTGGGTCTGAAATTTCTAATGTTATTACCTGCCAAATCAGCATCATATAAGCACAAAGGATAGCTATATAGTTAAGGTGATGAGCTGCTATAATTTTAGCAATTATGAATAATATTATGAAAATGGTATAATAAACATATAGATGCAGTTTATAGTTTTTCTTTTCTAAAAATAATGCCATTGATTTGAGATTAATCTTTTTATCGTACTCTATGTCCATAAAGCCATAAATAATGTCATAACCAATAGTCCAAAAACAGCAGGCAATATACATAATAACAGCTTCTAGTGATATTTTATCAATTACTGCACTATTACCAATCAAGACTCCATTAAATGTTAGCCCTAGAAATATTTGTGGGAAAAAAGTAATTCTCTTCATTAGTGGATATAAAATGATCATGATGCAGGAGAAAAACCCTAAGTAAATGGCTGTTTTATTTAATGATAATAAAATGGCTAAGGAAATAATTGATAATATAATTAACAAAATCATCGCGTCACTTACTTTCAATGAGCCATTAGCCAAAGGTCTATTTTTTGTTCGTAACACATATTTATCAAAATCTTTGTCAAAAATATCGTTAAGAACGCTACCAGCTCCTCTGGTAACGACACTTCCGATAAAGAATAATAGTAATAATTTTACTAAATTATATATTGTAATATTGGTAAGAAGTACCCCAAAGCATGCTGAGAAGAATACTAACAGATAGCCAGTAGGATTTTGCAACCTCATTAAACTGAAACTTAGGAAAATTTTATTTGGCATTACTATTAATTATGATATATCTTGGTTTAATTTAATTATAATAGTCTTATTATGACAGAATTTCCAAAAGATTATAGCTTTAGTGAAAGCGAAAGAAAATGGCAAAAATTTTGGCAAGAACAAAAAATTTATCTTTGGGATAAAAATGAAACAAGGGAAAATAGTTTTGTAGTAGATACTCCACCACCAACAGTCTCAGGGCAACTGCATATAGGACATGTTTATAGTTATACCCAGGCTGATTTTATAGTTCGTTTCAAACGGATGTTAGGTAAAAATATTTTTTATCCAATCGGTTTTGATGATAATGGTTTACCTACCGAACGTTTAGTTGAAAAACAAAGGCAGATAAAAGCAACAAATATGGCAAGAGAGCAATTTATTGAAATATGTAAAGAAGTTGTTATTTCTGAAGAAGAAAAATTTCGCTCATTATTTAATCAAATGGCTTTATCGGTTGATTGGAATTTGGAA
This genomic interval from Candidatus Tisiphia endosymbiont of Dioctria linearis contains the following:
- a CDS encoding YifB family Mg chelatase-like AAA ATPase; this translates as MIVHLGSLTFSGIDIIDVDVQVQISPGIPNFTIVGLADKTIGESKERVRAALSSIGLALPAKKILINLAPADLVKEGSHFDLAIACAILSSMKILPAEEMQEYLVIGELSLDGSILPVSGALPAAIGAAARNKGLICSKQNGQEAAWSGNNNILVASNLIELVNHFKGLQILSSPELEIDTSIINYPDFKEIKGQKTAKRALEIAASGSHNLLMFGPPGTGKSMLAQCIPGILPKMRPEEILECSTIASVAGKLANGKLSRVRPFRAPHHSCSIAAMVGGGVGKRVKPGEISLAHNGVLFLDELPEFPPNVIESLRQPIETGEILIARSNSHIKYPANFQLIAAMNPCKCGYLSDPHKACSRAPKCGSDYQMRISGPIMDRFDLHINVGSIDSYNYSLIEGDTEEGSEQIANRVEIARNIQQTRYEGYNIKTNNRLDGQLLIEYALPVDDGKDLLNEAATKFRISMRAYNRILRVARTIVDLEGSRNVYKIHIAEALNYRKMDNNP
- the recA gene encoding recombinase RecA: MNVIDKERALLAALSQIEKSYGKGSVMKLGQRRAVDVEAIPTGSLGLDIALGIGGLPKGRIIEIFGPESSGKTTLTLHVIAEAQKKGGTCAFIDAEHALDPAYAKKLGVNIDELIISQPDTGEQALEITDTLVRSGAVDMVIIDSVAALVPKAEIEGEMGDSHMGLQARLMSQALRKLTASISRTNCVIIFINQIRMKIGVMFGSPETTTGGNALKFYASVRLDIRRISSIKDKDEVVGSQTKVKVVKNKVSPPFKTAEFDIMYGSGISKESEIIDLGVKLEIVEKSGSWFSYKDIRIGQGRENVKHYLKEHPAICYEIEQLIRQKSSNNTNITFDSETVIMEEDE
- the fabG gene encoding 3-oxoacyl-ACP reductase FabG, which codes for MINLTDKKSLITGASGAIGGSIAKLLHSLGSHVIISGSNQEKLQELGNNLKNNYTIAPCNLANSEECNNLVANLEQIDILVCNAGITNDMLAIRMSDEIFEQVININLKASFILNREAIKKMMKTRYGRIINIASVVAVSGNPGQANYCASKAGMIGMTKSLALEVASRGITVNAVAPGFIKSNMTDKLNETQKEAIMQKIPLKTLGNPEDVANVVAFLASDKASYITGQTIHVNGGLVLV
- the ubiA gene encoding 4-hydroxybenzoate octaprenyltransferase, translated to MVMPNKIFLSFSLMRLQNPTGYLLVFFSACFGVLLTNITIYNLVKLLLLFFIGSVVTRGAGSVLNDIFDKDFDKYVLRTKNRPLANGSLKVSDAMILLIILSIISLAILLSLNKTAIYLGFFSCIMIILYPLMKRITFFPQIFLGLTFNGVLIGNSAVIDKISLEAVIMYIACCFWTIGYDIIYGFMDIEYDKKINLKSMALFLEKKNYKLHLYVYYTIFIILFIIAKIIAAHHLNYIAILCAYMMLIWQVITLEISDPQNCLTRFKNNNYVGLILLLGSLDLTM